Proteins co-encoded in one Zygotorulaspora mrakii chromosome 5, complete sequence genomic window:
- a CDS encoding uncharacterized protein (similar to Saccharomyces cerevisiae ARF2 (YDL137W) and ARF1 (YDL192W); ancestral locus Anc_7.307): MGLFASKLFSNLFGNKEMRILMVGLDGAGKTTVLYKLKLGEVITTIPTIGFNVETVQYKNISFTVWDVGGQTRIRSLWRHYYRNTEGVIFVVDSNDRSRITEAREVMQRMLNEDELRNAVWLVFANKLDLPEAMSAAEITEKLGLHSIRNRPWFIQATCATSGEGLYEGLEWLSNNLKNQS; this comes from the coding sequence atgggTCTATTTGCGTCGAAGTTGTTTAGCAACCTTTTTGGTAACAAGGAGATGCGTATCCTTATGGTTGGTCTTGATGGTGCTGGTAAGACTACTGTTTTGTACAAGTTGAAACTGGGTGAGGTCATTACTACAATTCCAACCATTGGGTTCAATGTAGAGACTGTTCAATACAAAAACATTTCCTTCACAGTCTGGGATGTGGGTGGACAAACCAGAATCAGATCATTGTGGAGACATTATTACAGAAACACCGAAGGTGTTATTTTTGTGGTCGATTCCAACGATAGATCGCGTATCACTGAAGCAAGAGAAGTTATGCAAAGAATGttgaatgaagatgaattgaGAAACGCTGTTTGGTTAGTCTTTGCCAATAAATTGGATTTGCCGGAAGCAATGTCAGCTGCTGAGATCACCGAAAAACTAGGTTTACATTCGATCAGAAACCGTCCATGGTTTATCCAAGCTACATGTGCAACTTCTGGTGAAGGTTTGTATGAAGGTTTAGAATGGTTAAGCaataatttgaagaatcaaTCTTAG
- the NUS1 gene encoding ditrans,polycis-polyprenyl diphosphate synthase (similar to Saccharomyces cerevisiae NUS1 (YDL193W); ancestral locus Anc_7.308) yields MGTFESKGAMRRTAPPEASVMNGTEGKYSKLKALQALIGSLFSGKSDAGESLGNEENKTFWKKQKSKIQYSIYKVLLVTLYLVYGCYRYCQYEWNKMKIRMLNIIYNPSNTPQLIRQDVTKLEKIPKRLAAILEMKSESHVGGGSQGLMNDGSEIVCWTVSAGIKHLVLYDYDGVLKKNVQDFRKDIRNKLSKYFGTSHIPKYAVRIPHLNKIYFNDKDSSSTENHKVAIEISLLSNRDGRETIVDLTRTMADLCASKELKLGDITMSLVDKELVHLVGPEPDLLLYFGPCLDLQGFPPWHIRLTELHWEEDNHDVIYSVFIRGLQKYATCKINVGK; encoded by the coding sequence ATGGGAACATTTGAATCAAAGGGCGCGATGCGAAGAACTGCACCACCTGAGGCCAGTGTCATGAATGGTACTGAAGGGAAATATTCCAAGCTTAAAGCCTTACAAGCTTTAATAGGCTCGCTATTTTCTGGCAAATCTGACGCTGGTGAATCCTTGGGAAATGAAGAGAATAAGacattttggaaaaagcaaaagagtAAAATTCAATACTCTATCTATAAGGTACTACTGGTCACCCTCTATTTGGTCTATGGATGCTATAGATATTGCCAGTATGAGTGgaataaaatgaaaataagaaTGCTCAACATCATCTACAATCCGTCGAATACTCCACAGTTGATTAGACAAGACGTAACCAAATTAGAGAAGATACCAAAGCGGCTTGCTGCAATACTCGAAATGAAATCAGAGAGTCACGTTGGCGGTGGCTCCCAGGGGCTAATGAATGACGGCAGCGAGATCGTGTGTTGGACTGTAAGCGCGGGAATAAAGCATTTAGTATTGTACGATTATGATGGTGTCTTGAAAAAGAACGTGCAGGATTTCCGGAAGGACATTCGCAACAAGTTGAGCAAGTATTTTGGAACATCCCACATTCCAAAGTATGCTGTTCGAATTCCGCATCTAAACAAAATCtatttcaatgataaagATTCGAGTTCCACCGAAAATCATAAAGTGGCCATAGAAATTTCGCTGCTTTCCAACAGGGATGGAAGGGAGACCATTGTTGATTTAACGCGCACAATGGCGGATCTTTGCGCTTCCAAAGAGCTAAAACTTGGCGATATCACTATGAGTCTCGTCGACAAAGAGCTGGTCCATCTGGTAGGGCCCGAGCCAGACTTGCTGCTGTATTTCGGTCCGTGCCTGGATTTGCAAGGGTTTCCACCCTGGCATATACGACTCACAGAGCTCCATTGGGAGGAGGACAACCACGATGTCATCTACTCCGTCTTTATAAGAGGGCTACAGAAATACGCCACCTGCAAAATCAATGTGGGAAAATAG
- a CDS encoding sugar porter family MFS transporter (similar to Saccharomyces cerevisiae SNF3 (YDL194W) and RGT2 (YDL138W); ancestral locus Anc_7.309): MAKTINCVEKVLHTSRKGSLRRAINKLAKRTSLRPSSPGSSNATEANSTHSHNEDTMTESENVSVANYNHSETYELSDMDNESLVFSKPPLPQSNAMTIFVGVFVAVGGFLFGYDTGLINSITDMKYVKSNLAPNRVEFTAKEMSILVSFLSLGTFFGALSAPLLSDSYGRKITIMFSTTIIFCIGNSLQVAANNVGLLIAGRVVSGIGIGLISAVVPLYQGEASHKLLRGAIISTYQWAITWGLLVSSAVSQGTHNRNSASSYRIPIGLQYVWAAVLAIGMFFLPESPRFYVLKDQLDKAAESLSFLRGVPITDAGLLEELVEIKATYDYEASFGSSNLLDCFRSSPSRTKQTLRMLSGIAIQACQQFSGINFIFYYGVNFFSRTGVTNSYMVSFITYAVNVAFNIPGLFLVETIGRRKVLLIGGILMTASNFIIAIVGCSTNSVIANKVMIAFICLFIASFSATWGGVVWVISAELYPLGIRSKCTAICAASNWLINFICALITPYIVDTGSHTSSIGTKIFFIWGSLNALGVAVVYFTIYETRGLTLEEIDELYNRSPNSMQSGEWNKRIRQQSINKFLNTADKIETEHSDDVQMTTTTNQSVTNVTVSNLHFDGAQTNFSSEKQKVDSRSNNATSMNTSYETSDDNDNDNKNNDNNNSNSIENDNTADGRTQGLSGNQQATCSETGYDEFTPNCVDLGNGLELNTYTRGPPSIPSDSSDEDNFEGDAEGRTFSHRGAGDAKHRASINEYMAHLMDSRTNSSNLK; this comes from the coding sequence ATGGCCAAGACAATAAATTGTGTCGAGAAAGTGCTACACACATCAAGAAAGGGGTCTTTGAGAAGGGCAATTAATAAACTTGCCAAACGGACTTCACTGCGACCTTCATCTCCGGGTAGTTCTAATGCAACGGAGGCGAATAGCACTCACTCCCATAACGAAGACACCATGACAGAATCTGAGAATGTATCAGTAGCGAACTATAATCATTCAGAAACATATGAACTATCAGATATGGATAATGAGTCTTTGGTATTCTCGAAACCACCATTGCCGCAATCGAATGCGATGACTATATTTGTAGGTGTTTTCGTCGCCGTGGGAGGTTTTTTATTCGGTTACGATACGGGCTTAATCAATAGCATCACAGATATGAAATATGTCAAGTCAAATTTGGCTCCAAATAGGGTTGAGTTCACTGCTAAAGAAATGTCAATTTTAGTTTCCTTTTTGTCACTGGGAACTTTTTTCGGTGCTTTATCAGCACCCTtactttctgattcttatgGCAGAAAAATTACTATTATGTTTAGCACTACTATTATATTCTGCATCGGAAACTCTTTACAAGTAGCAGCCAATAATGTGGGCCTTTTAATTGCAGGTAGGGTAGTATCTGGAATTGGTATTGGTTTAATATCGGCCGTCGTTCCACTTTATCAAGGTGAAGCCTCGCATAAACTATTGAGAGGAGCAATTATTTCTACTTATCAGTGGGCAATAACATGGGGACTGCTAGTATCCAGTGCCGTATCCCAGGGAACACACAATAGAAATTCTGCATCTTCATATAGGATCCCTATAGGTCTGCAATATGTTTGGGCCGCAGTTTTGGCAATAGGAATGTTTTTCTTACCAGAAAGTCCACGTTTTTATGTTTTAAAAGACCAGTTAGATAAGGCTGCTGAATCGCTGTCCTTTTTGAGAGGAGTGCCTATAACGGACGCTGGATTGTTAGAAGAACTGGTAGAAATCAAGGCTACGTATGATTACGAGGCCTCATTTGGTTCCTCAAATCTATTAGATTGCTTCCGGTCAAGTCCAAGCAGAACGAAGCAAACTTTACGAATGCTTTCTGGCATTGCAATTCAAGCGTGTCAGCAGTTTTCTGgcatcaatttcattttttacTATGGtgtcaattttttcagccGAACTGGTGTAACGAACAGCTACATGGTTTCCTTTATCACTTATGCGGTGAATGTTGCTTTTAATATTCCCGGCTTATTTCTCGTGGAAACTATAGGTAGGCGTAAAGTACTTCTCATCGGGGGAATTCTAATGACCGCATCTAATTTTATCATCGCCATTGTTGGTTGCTCAACAAACTCCGTGATAGCCAATAAAGTTATGATAGCATTTATATGCCTGTTTATTGCTTCTTTCTCCGCGACCTGGGGAGGAGTAGTGTGGGTCATATCAGCTGAACTATATCCATTGGGGATCAGATCAAAGTGTACAGCAATATGCGCTGCTTCAAATTGGTTAATTAACTTCATCTGTGCGTTGATCACGCCTTACATTGTTGATACAGGCTCTCATACTTCATCAATAGgaaccaaaattttttttatttgggGTAGCTTGAATGCACTTGGTGTTGCTGTGGTGTATTTCACGATATATGAGACAAGAGGACTAACGTTGGAAGAGATTGATGAACTGTACAACAGGTCACCTAATAGTATGCAGTCTGGTGAATGGAATAAGAGAATCAGGCAGCAGTCTATAAATAAATTCTTGAACACGGCGGATAAGATAGAAACTGAACACAGTGATGATGTACAGATGACGACAACTACCAACCAAAGTGTCACCAACGTTACAGTAAGTAATCTTCACTTTGATGGGGCccaaacaaatttttcttctgaaaaacaaaaagtaGACAGTAGAAGCAACAATGCTACTAGCATGAATACTAGTTATGAAACTAGCGAcgataatgataatgataataaaaataatgataacaacaacagcaatagtattgaaaatgataatacAGCAGATGGACGGACTCAAGGACTCAGCGGTAATCAACAGGCAACCTGTTCAGAGACGGGGTATGATGAATTTACTCCGAACTGTGTTGACCTTGGCAATGGGCTGGAGCTCAATACGTATACAAGGGGACCCCCATCAATTCCAAGTGATTCaagtgatgaagataattttgaaggagATGCAGAAGGCAGGACCTTTTCGCATAGAGGTGCTGGAGATGCTAAACATAGGGCCAGTATAAACGAGTACATGGCCCATTTGATGGACAGTCGAACGAACTCAAGTAATCTTAAATAA